The Desulfuromonas versatilis genome has a segment encoding these proteins:
- a CDS encoding ATP-binding protein → MIREIVKIDEEKCNGCGLCVPSCAEGAIKIVNGKAKLIADNLCDGLGACLGDCPEGAITIERREAEEFDEVAVEEHLNKEGKPAPAGHGPAAHAPAHGGGCPSARVMNIDRQPAPAAAEEAGTRQSQLRQWPVQMHLVPPTAPFLRDADLLLAADCAPFAYADFHKDFLAGKALLIGCPKLDDGQAYLEKLTAMLRGNNIKRLTVVHMEVPCCSGLIAIARQAIAACGKDVPLETIRIGIQGDVK, encoded by the coding sequence ATGATTCGCGAAATCGTAAAAATCGACGAAGAAAAGTGCAACGGCTGCGGCCTGTGCGTACCTTCCTGCGCGGAAGGGGCCATCAAGATTGTCAACGGCAAGGCCAAGCTGATCGCCGACAACCTCTGCGACGGGCTCGGGGCCTGCCTCGGTGACTGCCCCGAGGGGGCGATCACCATCGAGCGTCGCGAAGCCGAGGAGTTTGACGAGGTAGCCGTTGAAGAGCATCTGAACAAGGAGGGGAAACCCGCTCCCGCCGGGCACGGTCCGGCCGCCCATGCACCCGCCCACGGCGGCGGATGCCCGTCGGCTCGCGTTATGAATATTGACCGCCAGCCTGCGCCGGCCGCCGCCGAGGAAGCGGGGACCCGCCAGTCCCAGCTGCGCCAGTGGCCGGTACAGATGCACCTGGTTCCGCCGACTGCTCCTTTTCTTCGCGATGCCGACCTGCTGCTCGCCGCCGACTGCGCCCCCTTCGCCTACGCCGATTTCCATAAGGATTTTCTGGCCGGCAAGGCGCTGCTTATCGGCTGTCCCAAACTCGACGACGGCCAGGCCTATCTTGAAAAGTTGACCGCCATGCTCCGGGGTAACAATATCAAGCGCCTCACCGTGGTCCACATGGAGGTTCCCTGCTGCAGCGGCCTGATCGCCATCGCCCGCCAGGCCATTGCTGCCTGCGGCAAGGATGTCCCTCTCGAGACCATTCGCATCGGCATCCAGGGGGATGTGAAATAA
- a CDS encoding cytochrome c3 family protein has product MASAAGPESIVLEAKNGNVTLSHKMHGEQFGCPACHGEAAPGKFAPDKDWAHEVCKGCHQDKGAGPTKCGDCHKK; this is encoded by the coding sequence GTGGCCTCAGCCGCTGGCCCTGAAAGCATAGTGCTTGAGGCCAAAAACGGCAACGTCACCCTGTCGCACAAGATGCATGGCGAACAATTCGGCTGCCCGGCCTGCCATGGCGAGGCCGCCCCTGGAAAATTCGCCCCGGATAAGGACTGGGCCCACGAGGTCTGCAAGGGCTGTCACCAGGATAAGGGAGCCGGCCCGACCAAGTGTGGAGACTGCCACAAGAAATAA
- a CDS encoding PilZ domain-containing protein — protein sequence MANPKILLADESRFFTELELRFLKQTPAEITVARACSEVLDLSRKMMPALIYLAYSLADQDGATCCRTLKGDPDLARIPVVLIGDGTREAEMTKCKAAGADGLLTKPIERRSFLALGRQFLATVERREPRLPCRTPAFFSLLGKNGYGNTVDLSAGGVFIEYSGVVTPEARIQLNFTLPGRPSQIVGVSGRVAWINNGPELQRADMPPGFGVEFLDLSVDSAHQIEVFLKNLMGHASQGLG from the coding sequence ATGGCCAACCCCAAAATTCTTCTTGCTGATGAGTCCAGGTTCTTTACCGAACTCGAACTGCGTTTTCTGAAACAGACCCCGGCGGAGATTACGGTTGCCCGCGCCTGCAGCGAAGTGCTCGACCTGAGCCGAAAAATGATGCCGGCGCTGATCTACCTGGCGTACAGCCTCGCCGACCAGGATGGCGCCACCTGCTGCCGGACCCTGAAAGGCGATCCGGACCTGGCCAGGATACCCGTCGTGCTGATAGGCGACGGAACCCGAGAAGCCGAGATGACCAAGTGCAAAGCCGCCGGGGCCGACGGTCTGTTGACCAAGCCGATCGAGCGCCGTTCATTTCTTGCCCTGGGCCGGCAGTTTCTGGCCACCGTGGAGCGTCGCGAGCCGAGACTCCCCTGCCGGACTCCGGCTTTTTTCTCCCTGCTGGGGAAGAATGGCTACGGCAATACCGTCGATCTGAGTGCCGGTGGGGTGTTCATCGAATACTCCGGAGTGGTTACCCCTGAGGCCCGGATTCAGCTGAATTTCACCTTGCCTGGACGGCCATCCCAAATTGTCGGCGTTTCGGGGCGGGTGGCCTGGATCAACAACGGCCCCGAATTGCAGCGGGCCGATATGCCACCCGGGTTCGGCGTGGAATTTCTCGATCTTTCCGTAGATTCAGCCCACCAGATCGAGGTTTTTCTGAAGAACCTGATGGGACATGCCAGCCAGGGGCTGGGCTGA
- a CDS encoding PaaI family thioesterase, with amino-acid sequence MEVSDIGECFVCGQGNPAGLQAVFCVDGESRSASARVTLPERFQGWQGVVHGGIVASLLDEAAIYACRSLEPQLVTAEITVRYKKPVPVGRELQVRAQFLEQRKRIMHVRAWVEMEGQLLAEADSKVFCLR; translated from the coding sequence ATGGAGGTTAGCGACATCGGGGAGTGTTTCGTGTGTGGCCAGGGCAATCCGGCCGGCCTCCAGGCGGTTTTCTGCGTTGACGGGGAATCCCGCTCAGCAAGTGCCAGGGTGACCCTCCCCGAGCGGTTTCAGGGCTGGCAGGGCGTGGTCCACGGAGGGATTGTCGCCTCGCTGCTGGATGAGGCGGCCATTTATGCCTGCCGCAGCCTCGAGCCCCAACTGGTTACCGCAGAGATCACCGTCCGCTATAAAAAGCCCGTTCCCGTCGGGCGGGAGCTGCAGGTGCGGGCCCAGTTCCTCGAACAGCGCAAGCGGATCATGCATGTGAGGGCATGGGTCGAAATGGAGGGCCAGCTTTTGGCGGAGGCGGACTCCAAGGTATTTTGCCTCAGATAG
- the lpxA gene encoding acyl-ACP--UDP-N-acetylglucosamine O-acyltransferase, translated as MATIHPSAFVDPGARLAEDVQVGAQAFVDADVVIGQGSRIMPGAHIGRWTTLGNNNLVYPGAVIGHDPQDLGYHGEEAYTIIGDGNVMREGFTVHRGNRPGTRTVIGNNNYFMVNSHVAHNCVIGNHVILVNGALLAGHVEVGNRVIISGNCQVHQFVRIGDFAMMRGGSNTSKDIPPYCLNDGTNWIRALNLVGLKRNGFSEERIRTVKEAFKIIFRSGFGLGKALNYLEQDGEITDDVARMVEFIKTSKRGIGSGRGSTRD; from the coding sequence ATGGCCACCATTCATCCTTCGGCATTCGTTGACCCGGGCGCGCGCCTGGCCGAGGACGTCCAGGTAGGAGCCCAGGCTTTTGTCGACGCCGACGTCGTTATCGGCCAGGGCAGCCGCATCATGCCCGGTGCGCACATCGGGCGCTGGACAACCCTCGGCAACAACAACCTCGTCTACCCCGGCGCGGTGATCGGCCATGATCCCCAGGACCTCGGCTATCATGGCGAGGAGGCCTACACCATCATCGGCGACGGCAACGTAATGCGGGAGGGGTTCACCGTGCATCGCGGCAACCGCCCCGGCACCCGCACCGTGATCGGCAACAACAACTACTTCATGGTCAACAGCCACGTGGCGCACAACTGCGTCATCGGCAACCACGTCATCCTGGTCAACGGAGCCCTGCTCGCCGGCCACGTGGAGGTAGGCAACCGGGTCATCATTTCCGGCAACTGCCAGGTCCACCAGTTCGTGCGCATCGGTGACTTCGCCATGATGCGCGGCGGCTCCAACACCTCCAAGGACATCCCCCCCTACTGCCTCAACGACGGCACCAACTGGATCCGCGCTCTCAACCTGGTGGGCCTCAAGCGCAACGGTTTCAGCGAAGAGCGGATTCGGACCGTCAAGGAAGCCTTCAAGATCATCTTCCGCTCCGGCTTCGGGCTGGGCAAGGCCCTCAACTATCTCGAGCAGGACGGCGAGATAACCGACGACGTGGCCAGGATGGTGGAGTTCATCAAGACCAGCAAGCGGGGGATCGGCAGCGGGCGCGGCTCCACCCGCGATTGA
- a CDS encoding NUDIX hydrolase, which produces MGKLEDIFEIVDEEDRVIGRAPRSRCHGDPSLVHRVAHVLVFNRSGSLLLQKRSLTKDVQPGRWDTSVGGHLDPGESYLQAARREMTEELGIEGVALTFLYYSKVRNDFESENVATYLALFEGPIRHAASEIDEVRFWSADEIAADLGTGMFTPNFEQEWAMFLEWSQRYPARKGSGLGLCAGERFPDLFRELGEADE; this is translated from the coding sequence ATGGGAAAGCTCGAGGATATCTTCGAAATCGTCGACGAAGAGGACCGGGTCATCGGGCGGGCCCCGCGCTCACGCTGCCATGGCGACCCGTCCCTGGTTCACCGCGTCGCCCACGTTCTGGTGTTCAACCGCAGCGGTTCGCTGCTGCTGCAGAAGCGCAGCCTGACCAAGGACGTGCAGCCCGGTCGCTGGGACACCAGCGTCGGCGGCCATCTCGACCCGGGGGAATCCTACCTCCAGGCCGCCCGTCGCGAGATGACGGAAGAACTGGGCATCGAAGGGGTGGCGTTGACCTTTCTCTATTACTCGAAGGTTCGCAACGATTTCGAATCCGAGAACGTGGCCACCTATCTGGCGCTGTTCGAAGGCCCGATCCGCCATGCCGCCAGCGAGATCGACGAGGTTCGCTTCTGGAGCGCGGACGAGATCGCCGCAGACCTCGGCACGGGAATGTTCACCCCCAATTTCGAGCAGGAATGGGCCATGTTTCTGGAGTGGAGCCAGCGCTATCCTGCACGCAAGGGGAGCGGGCTTGGTCTGTGCGCCGGAGAAAGGTTCCCTGACCTGTTCAGGGAGTTGGGCGAAGCGGATGAATGA
- a CDS encoding P-II family nitrogen regulator produces MRKVEAIIKPFKLDEVKEALNEIGIQGITVSEVKGFGRQKGHTELYRGAEYVVDFIPKIKMEIIVSDEMVVKVVDTIAEAARTGRIGDGKIFVTPVDEVVRIRTGERGDDAL; encoded by the coding sequence ATGAGAAAGGTTGAGGCTATAATCAAGCCCTTTAAGCTCGACGAGGTCAAAGAGGCTCTGAATGAGATCGGCATTCAGGGCATCACCGTCAGCGAGGTCAAGGGTTTCGGTCGTCAGAAGGGGCACACCGAGCTCTATCGCGGCGCTGAGTATGTGGTCGACTTCATTCCCAAGATCAAGATGGAGATCATCGTCAGCGACGAGATGGTGGTCAAAGTGGTCGACACCATCGCCGAGGCGGCCCGTACCGGACGTATTGGTGACGGGAAGATTTTCGTCACCCCCGTCGACGAGGTTGTGCGCATCCGTACCGGCGAGAGGGGCGACGACGCGCTCTGA
- the glnA gene encoding type I glutamate--ammonia ligase, with protein sequence MTPKDVVAFAAENKCQMVDYKFLDFVGIWQHFSTPISEFSEEIFEEGVGFDGSSIRGWQPIHNSDMLIMPDALTAKVDPFVQVPTLSLICNIIDPITREGYTRDPRFVAKKAEAYLKSTGIADTAYFGPEPEFFIFDDVRYASSANESFYSVDSSEGIWNTGREEFPNLGYKPRHKEGYFPCAPTDSLIDLRNEMVQVLQSVGMRIEASHHEVATGGQCEIDMRFDSLVSMGDTLQWFKYIIKNVAIRNGKTVTFMPKPLYGDNGSGMHCHQSLWKDGQNLFAGDGYGGLSKMAMYYIGGIMKHAKALCAFTNPSTNSYKRLVPGFEAPVNLAYSNRNRSASLRIPVTNNPKSKRVEYRTPDPSCNGYLAFSAMLMAGLDGIENKIDPGEPLDKDIYGLSPEELKDIPNVAGTLQEALEALREDHAFLLKGDVFTEDLIEKWIEYKTEAEVNPVRMRPVPLEFALYFDC encoded by the coding sequence ATGACACCGAAAGACGTTGTGGCTTTTGCTGCGGAAAACAAATGCCAGATGGTGGACTACAAGTTCCTCGACTTCGTCGGGATCTGGCAGCATTTTTCCACCCCGATCAGCGAGTTCAGTGAGGAGATCTTCGAAGAAGGCGTAGGCTTCGACGGTTCCTCGATTCGCGGTTGGCAGCCCATCCACAACAGCGACATGCTGATCATGCCCGATGCGCTGACCGCCAAGGTCGATCCCTTCGTCCAGGTTCCGACCCTGAGCCTGATCTGCAACATTATCGATCCCATCACCCGCGAAGGGTACACCCGCGACCCCCGGTTCGTGGCCAAGAAGGCTGAGGCTTACCTCAAGTCCACCGGCATCGCCGACACCGCCTACTTCGGGCCGGAGCCCGAGTTTTTCATCTTCGACGACGTTCGTTACGCCTCCAGCGCCAACGAGTCGTTCTACTCCGTAGACTCCAGCGAAGGCATCTGGAACACCGGCCGCGAAGAGTTCCCCAACCTCGGCTACAAGCCCCGCCACAAGGAAGGCTACTTCCCCTGCGCCCCGACCGACTCGCTGATCGACCTGCGTAACGAGATGGTTCAGGTGCTGCAGAGCGTCGGCATGCGCATCGAGGCTTCTCACCACGAAGTCGCCACCGGCGGCCAGTGCGAAATCGACATGCGGTTCGACTCGCTGGTGAGCATGGGCGACACCCTGCAGTGGTTCAAGTACATCATCAAGAACGTCGCCATCCGCAACGGCAAGACCGTCACCTTCATGCCCAAGCCCCTTTACGGGGACAACGGCTCGGGCATGCACTGCCACCAGTCGCTGTGGAAGGACGGCCAGAACCTGTTTGCCGGCGACGGCTACGGCGGCCTCTCCAAGATGGCCATGTACTACATCGGCGGCATCATGAAGCACGCCAAGGCCCTGTGCGCCTTCACCAACCCCAGCACCAACTCCTACAAGCGCCTGGTGCCCGGCTTCGAGGCCCCGGTAAACCTGGCCTACTCGAACCGCAACCGCTCGGCTTCGCTGCGTATTCCCGTGACCAACAACCCCAAGTCGAAGCGCGTCGAGTACCGTACTCCCGACCCCTCCTGCAACGGCTACCTGGCCTTCTCGGCCATGCTGATGGCCGGCCTCGACGGGATCGAGAACAAGATCGATCCGGGCGAGCCTCTGGACAAGGACATCTACGGGCTTTCCCCCGAAGAGCTCAAGGACATCCCCAACGTCGCCGGCACCCTGCAGGAAGCTCTCGAGGCCCTGCGCGAGGACCACGCCTTCCTGCTCAAGGGTGACGTCTTCACCGAAGACCTCATCGAGAAGTGGATCGAGTACAAGACCGAGGCCGAAGTCAACCCGGTCCGCATGCGCCCGGTTCCCCTCGAGTTCGCCCTGTACTTCGACTGCTAA
- the thrC gene encoding threonine synthase yields the protein MRYHSTRGKVRGLSFKDAVMMGLADDGGLLLPESIPTLTPGDVEALGQLAYPELAFQVFSRFVDDIPAANLKNLIERSYQSFTHPEVTPVVHQDGVYILELFHGPTLAFKDVALQFLGNLFEYLLKERGEKMNILGATSGDTGSAAIYGVRGKQNINIFILHPHGRVSPIQELQMTTVTDPNVFNLAVRGTFDDGQSIVKEAFGDLEFKSRYSLGAVNSINWARVLAQVVYYFYAYGRVRRETGCREIYFSVPTGNFGDIFAGYIAKRMGLPIRRLILATNENNILSRFVRDGDYSVGQVTETLSPSMDIQVASNFERYLFYLYQQNPDRVAQAMEDFRKQGRLEFADAERARVGEDFLALTVNKTQTVETIRDFHAATGYVLDPHTAVGVKAAKALAGGEAPVVCLATAHPAKFADAVRQAIGREPQRPASLEGIEDRPKRCEVIEAETQAVKDYLAQNAL from the coding sequence ATGCGCTACCATAGCACCCGGGGCAAGGTAAGAGGCCTTTCCTTCAAGGACGCCGTCATGATGGGACTTGCCGACGACGGCGGCCTGCTGCTCCCCGAGTCCATCCCGACCCTGACCCCGGGGGATGTCGAAGCCCTGGGCCAACTCGCCTATCCGGAGCTCGCCTTTCAGGTCTTCTCCCGTTTCGTCGACGACATTCCGGCAGCGAACCTGAAAAACCTCATCGAGCGATCCTACCAGAGCTTCACCCACCCCGAGGTGACCCCGGTGGTGCATCAGGACGGCGTCTATATTCTCGAACTCTTCCACGGCCCGACCCTGGCCTTCAAGGACGTGGCCCTGCAGTTTCTCGGCAACCTGTTCGAGTACCTGCTCAAGGAGCGCGGGGAAAAGATGAACATCCTCGGCGCGACCTCGGGCGATACCGGCAGCGCCGCCATCTACGGGGTGCGGGGGAAGCAGAACATCAACATCTTCATTCTCCACCCCCATGGCCGGGTTTCGCCGATCCAGGAACTGCAGATGACCACGGTGACCGACCCCAACGTCTTCAACCTGGCGGTGCGCGGCACCTTCGACGACGGCCAGAGCATCGTCAAGGAGGCCTTCGGCGACCTGGAATTCAAAAGCCGCTATTCCCTGGGGGCGGTCAATTCCATCAACTGGGCGCGGGTGCTGGCCCAGGTGGTCTACTATTTCTACGCCTACGGCCGGGTCCGGCGGGAGACCGGCTGCCGGGAGATCTACTTCTCGGTCCCCACCGGAAATTTCGGCGACATTTTTGCCGGCTACATCGCCAAGCGCATGGGCCTGCCTATCCGCCGCCTGATCCTGGCCACCAACGAGAACAACATCCTCAGCCGCTTCGTTCGCGACGGCGACTACTCCGTCGGCCAAGTGACCGAGACCCTTTCGCCCTCCATGGACATCCAGGTCGCCAGCAATTTCGAACGCTACCTGTTCTACCTCTACCAACAGAACCCGGATCGCGTCGCCCAGGCCATGGAAGACTTCCGCAAGCAAGGGCGACTCGAATTCGCTGACGCCGAACGGGCCCGGGTCGGGGAGGATTTCCTTGCCTTGACGGTGAACAAAACCCAGACCGTGGAGACCATCCGCGACTTCCACGCCGCGACCGGTTACGTCCTCGACCCGCACACCGCGGTAGGCGTCAAGGCCGCCAAGGCCCTCGCCGGCGGAGAAGCGCCGGTGGTCTGCCTGGCGACCGCCCACCCCGCCAAGTTCGCCGATGCCGTCCGCCAGGCCATCGGCCGCGAACCGCAGCGTCCCGCCTCCCTCGAAGGGATCGAGGACCGGCCCAAGCGCTGCGAGGTCATCGAAGCCGAAACCCAGGCCGTCAAGGATTACCTCGCCCAAAACGCCCTGTAG
- a CDS encoding NADP-dependent malic enzyme, with translation MSKRQDALDYHSMGRKGKIEVITTKPCATSRDLSLAYSPGVAEPCLEIEKNPNDAYKYTAKGNLVAVVSNGTAVLGLGDIGALAGKPVMEGKGVLFKRFADIDVFDIELDTKDSDELIRTVKLLEPTFGGINLEDIKGPECFYIEEKLKEIMNIPVFHDDQHGTAIIANAGLLNALEIIGKKIEDVKIVVNGAGAAGIACANMALTLGARPENMYLCDTKGVIYKGRTSGMNEYKERLANDTAARSLEEAMVDCDVFFGVSAKGAVTPEMVRSMAANPIIFAMANPDPEITPDEAKQVREDVIIGTGRSDYNNQVNNVLCFPFLFRGALDTHASAINDQMKMAAVQALANLAKQDVPDSVRRAYGGEEIKFGREYLIPKPFDPRVLLHVAPAVAQAAMDSGVARRPIENMEKYKESLEALQGRSKEIMRGLINKAKANPKRVVFPEGEEDKVLRAAAILVDEGIAKPILLGDREEIEGRIRELGVDLGEVQIIDPMKSPMGDGYAQELFAMRQRKGVTLTEAKRLIRKNRNYYGAMMVQKGDADSLLSGINHHYPETIRPALEIIGKEDGLSKVHGMYMMVTKKEAVFFSDTTVTIEPTAEELAETAILTAKKAKHFDVEPKVAMLSFSNFGSAEHPLTLNVKRATTLVKEWAPELIVEGEMQANVALDPELIAKQYPFSRLKGDANVFIFPDLQSGNICYKLLNKLGGAESVGPILMGMKKPVHVMQRGDDVTDIVNMAAVAVVDAQEVKG, from the coding sequence ATGTCCAAACGTCAAGACGCCCTTGACTACCACAGCATGGGCCGCAAGGGCAAGATCGAGGTCATCACCACGAAACCCTGCGCCACCAGCCGTGACCTTTCGCTGGCATACAGCCCCGGGGTGGCGGAGCCTTGCCTGGAAATCGAGAAAAACCCCAACGACGCCTACAAGTATACCGCCAAGGGGAATCTGGTCGCCGTCGTCTCCAACGGTACCGCCGTTCTGGGCCTGGGGGACATCGGCGCCCTGGCCGGCAAGCCGGTCATGGAGGGCAAGGGGGTTCTCTTCAAGCGCTTCGCGGACATCGACGTTTTCGACATCGAACTCGACACCAAGGATTCGGATGAGCTGATCCGCACCGTCAAGCTGCTCGAGCCGACCTTCGGCGGCATCAACCTCGAAGACATCAAGGGTCCCGAGTGCTTCTACATCGAGGAAAAGCTCAAGGAGATCATGAACATCCCGGTCTTCCACGACGACCAGCACGGCACCGCAATCATCGCCAACGCCGGCCTGCTCAACGCCCTGGAGATCATCGGCAAAAAGATCGAGGATGTTAAAATCGTCGTCAACGGCGCCGGCGCCGCCGGCATCGCCTGCGCCAACATGGCCCTGACCCTGGGTGCTCGCCCGGAAAACATGTACCTTTGCGACACCAAAGGGGTCATCTACAAGGGGCGCACCTCGGGGATGAACGAGTACAAGGAGCGCCTGGCCAATGACACCGCGGCCCGCTCCCTGGAAGAAGCCATGGTGGACTGCGACGTCTTCTTCGGTGTCTCCGCCAAAGGCGCGGTCACCCCGGAGATGGTCCGTTCGATGGCCGCCAACCCGATCATCTTCGCCATGGCCAATCCCGACCCGGAAATCACCCCCGATGAAGCCAAGCAGGTGCGCGAAGACGTCATCATCGGCACCGGGCGCAGCGACTACAACAACCAGGTCAACAACGTGCTGTGCTTCCCCTTCCTGTTCCGCGGGGCGCTCGACACCCACGCCAGCGCCATCAACGACCAGATGAAAATGGCGGCGGTCCAGGCCCTGGCCAACCTGGCCAAGCAGGACGTACCCGACTCGGTGCGCCGCGCCTACGGCGGCGAAGAGATCAAGTTCGGCCGCGAATACCTGATCCCCAAACCGTTTGACCCCCGGGTACTGCTGCACGTGGCTCCCGCCGTCGCCCAGGCGGCCATGGACAGTGGCGTTGCCCGCCGCCCCATCGAGAACATGGAGAAATACAAGGAGTCCCTCGAGGCGCTGCAGGGCCGCTCCAAGGAGATCATGCGCGGCCTGATCAACAAGGCCAAGGCCAATCCCAAACGGGTGGTCTTCCCCGAGGGCGAAGAGGACAAGGTCCTGCGCGCCGCGGCTATCCTAGTCGATGAAGGGATCGCCAAACCGATTCTGCTCGGCGACCGGGAGGAGATCGAGGGGCGCATCCGCGAGCTCGGCGTCGATCTCGGCGAAGTGCAGATCATCGACCCGATGAAGAGCCCCATGGGTGACGGCTACGCCCAGGAACTGTTTGCCATGCGCCAGCGCAAGGGGGTCACACTGACCGAGGCCAAGCGCCTGATCCGCAAGAACCGCAACTACTACGGCGCCATGATGGTGCAGAAGGGCGATGCCGACTCGCTGCTCTCGGGAATCAACCACCACTACCCCGAAACCATCCGTCCCGCCCTGGAAATCATCGGCAAGGAGGACGGTCTCTCGAAGGTTCACGGCATGTACATGATGGTCACCAAGAAAGAAGCCGTCTTCTTCTCCGACACCACGGTGACCATCGAGCCGACCGCCGAAGAGCTGGCCGAAACCGCCATCCTCACTGCCAAGAAGGCCAAGCACTTCGACGTTGAGCCGAAGGTGGCGATGCTCTCCTTCTCCAACTTCGGCAGCGCCGAGCATCCCCTGACCCTTAACGTCAAGCGGGCCACGACCCTGGTCAAGGAATGGGCCCCCGAGCTGATCGTCGAGGGCGAGATGCAGGCCAACGTCGCCCTGGATCCCGAGCTGATCGCCAAGCAATATCCCTTCTCCAGGCTCAAGGGGGACGCCAACGTCTTCATCTTCCCCGATCTACAGTCGGGTAACATCTGCTACAAGCTGCTCAACAAACTGGGCGGCGCCGAGTCCGTCGGCCCGATCCTGATGGGGATGAAAAAGCCGGTGCATGTCATGCAGCGCGGCGACGACGTGACCGACATCGTCAACATGGCCGCCGTGGCCGTGGTCGACGCCCAGGAGGTCAAGGGCTGA
- a CDS encoding metallophosphoesterase family protein, with the protein MVKIGVFSDTHFSSYYRAHDLIRHWLEGWLGDCDMILHAGDMVDPAILDAFAGRSVHAVRGNMDPPVAGIPDRKIIQVEGFRIGLVHGWGSPQGIEERVIKAFEGEALDCLVYGHSHQPACHYRGRLLLFNPGSPTDRRWAPFHSLGILSVGQEIRGEIIHLDEE; encoded by the coding sequence ATGGTAAAAATAGGCGTTTTTTCCGATACCCATTTCAGCAGTTACTACAGGGCCCATGACCTCATTCGCCATTGGCTGGAGGGTTGGCTGGGCGACTGCGATATGATATTGCATGCCGGAGACATGGTGGACCCGGCGATCCTGGATGCCTTCGCCGGACGGAGCGTGCATGCGGTGCGGGGCAACATGGACCCGCCCGTGGCAGGCATCCCGGACCGGAAAATCATCCAGGTCGAGGGCTTTCGCATCGGGCTCGTGCATGGCTGGGGCTCCCCACAGGGGATCGAGGAGCGGGTAATCAAGGCCTTCGAGGGCGAGGCCCTCGACTGCCTGGTGTATGGTCACAGCCACCAGCCGGCTTGCCATTATCGGGGCCGATTGCTGCTCTTCAATCCGGGCAGCCCCACCGACCGGCGCTGGGCCCCCTTTCATTCGCTGGGGATCCTGTCAGTGGGGCAGGAGATCCGGGGGGAGATCATTCACCTCGATGAGGAATAG
- a CDS encoding HIT family protein, which translates to MKHLWAPWRMEYIQGDGSPEAGCIFCVRDLAGEDEKRLILARGEHAFVIMNKFPYTNGHLMVAPYRHTAELGELSEAEILEMHRMLAFSQRALTQCMAPQGFNIGLNLGRTAGAGIEDHLHMHLVPRWNGDTNFMPVFADVRVIPQHLEATYRHLSRCFSSWGT; encoded by the coding sequence ATGAAGCATCTCTGGGCGCCCTGGCGCATGGAATATATACAGGGAGACGGATCGCCCGAGGCAGGTTGCATCTTCTGCGTCCGCGATCTGGCGGGCGAGGACGAGAAGCGGCTGATCCTGGCCCGCGGCGAGCACGCCTTCGTCATCATGAACAAGTTCCCCTATACCAACGGGCACCTCATGGTGGCGCCCTACCGCCACACGGCCGAGTTGGGGGAACTGAGCGAGGCCGAGATCCTCGAGATGCACCGCATGCTGGCCTTCAGCCAGCGGGCGCTCACCCAGTGCATGGCCCCCCAGGGCTTCAACATCGGCCTGAACCTCGGGCGCACGGCCGGCGCCGGAATCGAGGACCATCTTCATATGCACCTGGTGCCGCGCTGGAACGGCGATACCAATTTCATGCCGGTATTCGCCGACGTGCGAGTCATTCCCCAGCATCTCGAAGCCACCTATCGACATCTCTCCCGGTGTTTCTCCAGTTGGGGAACCTGA
- a CDS encoding MotA/TolQ/ExbB proton channel family protein, protein MLEIFQKGGPLMYPILLCSVLAFAIFLERLWCFHRIRRGTSQLVREIEGLVMKRHTDEALVVCQRAGTPLARIYLAALRSVGKPRDQIKTVAEEVGAREAAPLERYLGLLGTIANISPLLGLLGTVMGMIDAFTVISVQGVGTPATLGGGISEALITTAAGLVVAIPTILLHKYLTSRVDRITLEMEEFSLHLVDLLGS, encoded by the coding sequence ATGCTGGAGATTTTCCAAAAGGGGGGACCGCTGATGTACCCCATCCTCCTTTGTTCGGTGCTGGCCTTTGCCATTTTTCTGGAGCGCCTCTGGTGTTTCCACAGGATTCGCCGCGGCACCAGCCAACTGGTTCGGGAAATCGAAGGGCTGGTGATGAAAAGGCATACCGATGAGGCCCTGGTGGTCTGCCAGCGGGCCGGCACTCCACTGGCCAGGATCTACCTGGCGGCGCTGCGTTCCGTCGGCAAACCCCGCGACCAGATCAAGACCGTGGCCGAAGAGGTCGGCGCCCGGGAGGCGGCGCCGCTGGAGCGCTACCTGGGGCTTCTCGGTACCATTGCCAACATATCCCCGCTGCTCGGTCTGTTGGGGACCGTCATGGGGATGATCGATGCCTTCACGGTGATCTCCGTCCAGGGTGTCGGCACGCCGGCAACCCTCGGCGGCGGGATCTCCGAGGCGCTGATCACCACCGCTGCCGGCCTGGTGGTCGCCATCCCCACCATCCTGCTTCACAAGTACCTCACCAGCCGGGTTGACCGGATCACCCTGGAGATGGAGGAGTTCTCGCTGCATCTCGTCGATCTGCTGGGGAGCTGA